From Bos taurus isolate L1 Dominette 01449 registration number 42190680 breed Hereford chromosome 29, ARS-UCD2.0, whole genome shotgun sequence, a single genomic window includes:
- the TBX10 gene encoding T-box transcription factor TBX10, producing MRISRKSSVSLSPSPLPRCYGNWVILLYNWRGGGWQEEAAHQLQLYRARHMGSLLSNTPARHGPSALPAWALYTLTRPIHLPAATAALPPAIEQRDEKCSLKDEGWPGGVAGGEENRGQRPTSCPLSPAFLSASLGVFAPSETYTLPTTSSSWEPQPDSMLPSGPSTASTGAPAVAEPTEQGPKNPRVSSVTVQLEMKALWEEFNQLGTEMIVTKAGRYEHGGVRGWWEGGQAGTMPGLLSTPSRRRMFPTFQVKILGMDSLADYALLMDFVPLDDKRYRYAFHSSAWLVAGKADPATPGRVHFHPDSPAKGAQWMRQIVSFDKLKLTNNLLDENGHIILNSMHRYQPRFHVVFVDPRKDSERYAQENFKSFIFAETQFTAVTAYQNHQITQLKIASNPFAKGFRESDPDSWPISPRPLLSVPTRSRSSLSPRLLKGSTEREKDPNKAFTSRIPARLHHQLLARPEALLAPATYPPLTYQGLYPGASSPVQPRARPTPYPLPNIQADRDQGGLPLPAGLGLLAPTAMCLGPGQDPQ from the exons ATGCGCATTAGCAGGAAGTCCAGCGtctccctctccccatctcccctTCCTCGCTGTTACGGGAACTGGGTCATCCTGCTCTACAACTGGAGAGGAGGAGGTTGGCAAGAAGAGGCAGCCCACCAGCTGCAGCTCTATAGGGCCCGCCACATGGGGTCGCTGTTGAGCAACACCCCTGCCCGCCATGGGCCCTCGG CTCTCCCTGCCTGGGCCCTCTACACCCTCACCCGGCCCATCCATCTCCCCGCGGCCACTGCCGCGCTGCCTCCTGCTATTGAGCAGCGAGATGAGAAG TGCAGCCTGAAAGATGAAGGCTGGCCAGGTGGAGTGGCGGGGGGTGAGGAGAACAGAGGCCAAAGGCCCACATCCTGTCCTCTCTCCCCAGCCTTCCTCTCTGCTAGCCTTGGGGTATTTGCCCCCTCAGAGACCTACACACTGCCCACGACCAGCTCCAGCTGGGAGCCCCAGCCAGACTCCATGTTACCATCAGGCCCTTCCACCGCTTCCACAGGGGCCCCAGCGGTGGCTGAGCCCACTGAGCAGGGCCCCAAGAACCCACGTGTGTCCAGTGTGACGGTTCAGCTGGAGATGAAGGCTCTGTGGGAAGAGTTCAACCAGCTGGGCACAGAGATGATCGTCACCAAGGCGGGCAGGTATGAGCACGGGGGCGtgagggggtggtgggaggggggacaGGCTGGAACCATGCCGGGGCTGCTGAGCACCCCCTCCCGCAGGAGGATGTTCCCCACCTTCCAGGTGAAGATACTGGGCATGGACTCGCTGGCTGACTACGCCCTGCTCATGGATTTTGTGCCTTTGGACGACAAGAGATACAG GTATGCCTTCCACAGCTCCGCCTGGCTGGTGGCAGGCAAGGCGGACCCGGCCACGCCCGGCCGCGTGCACTTCCACCCCGACTCACCGGCCAAGGGCGCGCAGTGGATGCGTCAGATTGTGTCCTTTGACAAGCTCAAGCTGACCAACAACCTGCTGGATGAAAACGGCCAC ATCATCCTCAACTCCATGCACCGCTACCAGCCGCGTTTCCACGTGGTCTTCGTGGACCCGCGCAAAGACAGCGAGCGCTATGCCCAGGAGAACTTCAAGTCCTTCATCTTTGCGGAGACCCAGTTCACGGCCGTGACGGCGTATCAGAACCACCAG ATCACCCAGCTGAAAATTGCCAGCAATCCTTTTGCCAAGGGCTTTCGGGAGAGTGACCCAGACTCCTG GCCTATATCTCCACGGCCCCTGCTCAGCGTCCCGACCCGGAGTCGCAGCAGCCTCAGCCCCCGCCTGCTGAAAGGCTCCACTGAGCGGGAGAAAG ACCCCAACAAAGCCTTCACCTCCAGGATCCCCGCGAGGCTCCACCATCAGCTGCTGGCCCGCCCTGAGGCACTGCTGGCCCCAGCCACCTACCCGCCCCTCACCTACCAGGGCCTGTACCCTGGAGCCTCAAGCCCTGTCCAACCAAGGGCCCGACCAACACCATACCCCCTCCCCAATATCCAGGCCGACAGGGACCAGGGAGGCCTGCCCCTCCCAGCGGGGCTGGGGCTCCTCGCCCCCACTGCAATGTGCCTGGGGCCTGGCCAGGACCCACAGTGA
- the LOC508879 gene encoding aldehyde dehydrogenase family 3 member B1 isoform X2 — translation MSGTKRPGSAKHPGSESTPGMDPFADTLQRLREAFVSGRTRPAKFRAAQLKGLSLFLQENKQLLQEALAQDLYKTAFHSEVSELILCQNQVDFALRNLHTWMKDEPGAKNLMTQLDSVFIRKEPFGLVLILSPWNYPLNLSLGPLVGALAAGNCVVLKPSEISKSTMKVLAKVLPRYLDQSCFAVVLGGPEETGRLLEHKFDYIFFTGSPRVGKIVMAAAAKHLTPVTLELGGKNPCYVDDNCDPQTVANRVAFFRCFNTGQTCVAPDYVLCSPEMQAKLVPALQSAITRFYGNDPQRSPDLGRIISQKHFQRLRGLLSCGRVVIGGQSDESDLYIAPTVLVDVKETEPVMQEEIFGPILPIVNVRSLDQAIDFINRREKPLALYAFSNSSQAVKQMLDRTSSGNFAGNQGFTFLTLTSLPFGGVGQSGMGRYHGKFSFDTFSHHRACLLSHPGLEMLNNIRYPPYSDFEQKLITWALGSHSCTLL, via the exons ATGTCAGGCACAAAGCGCCCAGGTTCGGCAAAGCATCCAGGGTCGGAGTCCACACCAGG GATGGACCCCTTCGCAGACACCCTGCAGCGGCTGCGGGAGGCCTTCGTCTCAGGGCGCACGCGGCCGGCCAAGTTCCGGGCTGCCCAGCTGAAGGGCCTGAGCCTCTTCCTGCAAGAGAACAAGCAGCTTCTGCAGGAGGCGCTGGCTCAGGACCTGTACaag ACGGCCTTTCATTCGGAAGTTTCAGAGCTCATCCTCTGCCAGAACCAGGTCGACTTCGCTCTCAGGAACCTGCACACCTGGATGAAGGACGAGCCAGGGGCCAAGAACCTG ATGACGCAGCTGGACTCGGTCTTCATCCGGAAGGAGCCCTTTGGCCTGGTGCTCATCCTGTCTCCCTGGAACTACCCCCTGAACCTGAGCCTGGGGCCCCTGGTGGGCGCCCTCGCTGCAG GTAACTGCGTGGTGCTGAAACCTTCGGAGATCAGCAAGAGCACGATGAAGGTCCTGGCCAAGGTGCTGCCCCGATACCTGGACCAG AGCTGCTTTGCCGTGGTGCTGGGCGGGCCCGAGGAGACGGGGCGGCTGCTGGAGCACAAGTTCGACTACATCTTCTTCACGG GGAGCCCTCGAGTTGGCAAGATTGTCATGGCTGCTGCCGCCAAGCACCTGACGCCCGTCACGCTGGAGCTGGGAGGCAAGAACCCCTGCTACGTGGACGACAACTGCGACCCCCAGACCGTGGCCAACCGGGTGGCCTTCTTTCGCTGTTTCAACACCGGCCAGACCTGCGTGGCCCCCGACTATGTCCTGTGCAGTCCCGAGATGCAGGCGAAGCTGGTGCCCGCCCTGCAGAGCGCCATCACCCGTTTCTATGGCAACGACCCCCAGAGGTCCCCGGACCTGGGCCGCATCATCAGCCAGAAGCATTTCCAGCGGCTccggggcctgctgagctgcggccGCGTGGTCATCGGCGGCCAGAGTGATGAAAGCGATCTCTATATCG CCCCCACAGTGCTGGTGGACGTGAAGGAGACCGAGCCGGTGATGCAGGAGGAGATCTTCGGGCCCATCTTGCCCATCGTGAACGTGAGGAGCCTGGACCAGGCCATCGACTTCATCAACCGTCGGGAGAAGCCCCTGGCCCTCTACGCCTTCTCCAACAGCAGCCAG GCAGTGAAGCAGATGCTGGACAGGACCAGCAGCGGCAACTTCGCAGGGAATCAGGGCTTCACCTTCCTGACTCTTACCTCCCTGCCATTCGGGGGAGTCG GCCAAAGTGGGATGGGAAGATACCACGGCAAGTTCTCCTTCGACACCTTCTCCCACCACCGTGCCTGCCTGCTCTCCCACCCGGGCCTGGAGATGCTGAACAACATCCGCTACCCACCCTATTCTGACTTCGAACAGAAGCTGATCACCTGGGCCTTGGGCAGCCACAGCTGCACCCTTCTGTGA
- the LOC508879 gene encoding aldehyde dehydrogenase family 3 member B1 isoform X3 yields MSGTKRPGSAKHPGSESTPGRMDPFADTLQRLREAFVSGRTRPAKFRAAQLKGLSLFLQENKQLLQEALAQDLYKTAFHSEVSELILCQNQVDFALRNLHTWMKDEPGAKNLMTQLDSVFIRKEPFGLVLILSPWNYPLNLSLGPLVGALAAGNCVVLKPSEISKSTMKVLAKVLPRYLDQSCFAVVLGGPEETGRLLEHKFDYIFFTGSPRVGKIVMAAAAKHLTPVTLELGGKNPCYVDDNCDPQTVANRVAFFRCFNTGQTCVAPDYVLCSPEMQAKLVPALQSAITRFYGNDPQRSPDLGRIISQKHFQRLRGLLSCGRVVIGGQSDESDLYIAPTVLVDVKETEPVMQEEIFGPILPIVNVRSLDQAIDFINRREKPLALYAFSNSSQAVKQMLDRTSSGNFAGNQGFTFLTLTSLPFGGVGEPRPPDPHLPAIRGSRPKWDGKIPRQVLLRHLLPPPCLPALPPGPGDAEQHPLPTLF; encoded by the exons ATGTCAGGCACAAAGCGCCCAGGTTCGGCAAAGCATCCAGGGTCGGAGTCCACACCAGG CAGGATGGACCCCTTCGCAGACACCCTGCAGCGGCTGCGGGAGGCCTTCGTCTCAGGGCGCACGCGGCCGGCCAAGTTCCGGGCTGCCCAGCTGAAGGGCCTGAGCCTCTTCCTGCAAGAGAACAAGCAGCTTCTGCAGGAGGCGCTGGCTCAGGACCTGTACaag ACGGCCTTTCATTCGGAAGTTTCAGAGCTCATCCTCTGCCAGAACCAGGTCGACTTCGCTCTCAGGAACCTGCACACCTGGATGAAGGACGAGCCAGGGGCCAAGAACCTG ATGACGCAGCTGGACTCGGTCTTCATCCGGAAGGAGCCCTTTGGCCTGGTGCTCATCCTGTCTCCCTGGAACTACCCCCTGAACCTGAGCCTGGGGCCCCTGGTGGGCGCCCTCGCTGCAG GTAACTGCGTGGTGCTGAAACCTTCGGAGATCAGCAAGAGCACGATGAAGGTCCTGGCCAAGGTGCTGCCCCGATACCTGGACCAG AGCTGCTTTGCCGTGGTGCTGGGCGGGCCCGAGGAGACGGGGCGGCTGCTGGAGCACAAGTTCGACTACATCTTCTTCACGG GGAGCCCTCGAGTTGGCAAGATTGTCATGGCTGCTGCCGCCAAGCACCTGACGCCCGTCACGCTGGAGCTGGGAGGCAAGAACCCCTGCTACGTGGACGACAACTGCGACCCCCAGACCGTGGCCAACCGGGTGGCCTTCTTTCGCTGTTTCAACACCGGCCAGACCTGCGTGGCCCCCGACTATGTCCTGTGCAGTCCCGAGATGCAGGCGAAGCTGGTGCCCGCCCTGCAGAGCGCCATCACCCGTTTCTATGGCAACGACCCCCAGAGGTCCCCGGACCTGGGCCGCATCATCAGCCAGAAGCATTTCCAGCGGCTccggggcctgctgagctgcggccGCGTGGTCATCGGCGGCCAGAGTGATGAAAGCGATCTCTATATCG CCCCCACAGTGCTGGTGGACGTGAAGGAGACCGAGCCGGTGATGCAGGAGGAGATCTTCGGGCCCATCTTGCCCATCGTGAACGTGAGGAGCCTGGACCAGGCCATCGACTTCATCAACCGTCGGGAGAAGCCCCTGGCCCTCTACGCCTTCTCCAACAGCAGCCAG GCAGTGAAGCAGATGCTGGACAGGACCAGCAGCGGCAACTTCGCAGGGAATCAGGGCTTCACCTTCCTGACTCTTACCTCCCTGCCATTCGGGGGAGTCGGTGAGCCCCGCCCTCCTGACCCTCACCTCCCTGCCATTCGCGGGAGTCG GCCAAAGTGGGATGGGAAGATACCACGGCAAGTTCTCCTTCGACACCTTCTCCCACCACCGTGCCTGCCTGCTCTCCCACCCGGGCCTGGAGATGCTGAACAACATCCGCTACCCACCCTATTCTGA
- the LOC508879 gene encoding aldehyde dehydrogenase family 3 member B1 isoform X1 has protein sequence MSGTKRPGSAKHPGSESTPGRMDPFADTLQRLREAFVSGRTRPAKFRAAQLKGLSLFLQENKQLLQEALAQDLYKTAFHSEVSELILCQNQVDFALRNLHTWMKDEPGAKNLMTQLDSVFIRKEPFGLVLILSPWNYPLNLSLGPLVGALAAGNCVVLKPSEISKSTMKVLAKVLPRYLDQSCFAVVLGGPEETGRLLEHKFDYIFFTGSPRVGKIVMAAAAKHLTPVTLELGGKNPCYVDDNCDPQTVANRVAFFRCFNTGQTCVAPDYVLCSPEMQAKLVPALQSAITRFYGNDPQRSPDLGRIISQKHFQRLRGLLSCGRVVIGGQSDESDLYIAPTVLVDVKETEPVMQEEIFGPILPIVNVRSLDQAIDFINRREKPLALYAFSNSSQAVKQMLDRTSSGNFAGNQGFTFLTLTSLPFGGVGQSGMGRYHGKFSFDTFSHHRACLLSHPGLEMLNNIRYPPYSDFEQKLITWALGSHSCTLL, from the exons ATGTCAGGCACAAAGCGCCCAGGTTCGGCAAAGCATCCAGGGTCGGAGTCCACACCAGG CAGGATGGACCCCTTCGCAGACACCCTGCAGCGGCTGCGGGAGGCCTTCGTCTCAGGGCGCACGCGGCCGGCCAAGTTCCGGGCTGCCCAGCTGAAGGGCCTGAGCCTCTTCCTGCAAGAGAACAAGCAGCTTCTGCAGGAGGCGCTGGCTCAGGACCTGTACaag ACGGCCTTTCATTCGGAAGTTTCAGAGCTCATCCTCTGCCAGAACCAGGTCGACTTCGCTCTCAGGAACCTGCACACCTGGATGAAGGACGAGCCAGGGGCCAAGAACCTG ATGACGCAGCTGGACTCGGTCTTCATCCGGAAGGAGCCCTTTGGCCTGGTGCTCATCCTGTCTCCCTGGAACTACCCCCTGAACCTGAGCCTGGGGCCCCTGGTGGGCGCCCTCGCTGCAG GTAACTGCGTGGTGCTGAAACCTTCGGAGATCAGCAAGAGCACGATGAAGGTCCTGGCCAAGGTGCTGCCCCGATACCTGGACCAG AGCTGCTTTGCCGTGGTGCTGGGCGGGCCCGAGGAGACGGGGCGGCTGCTGGAGCACAAGTTCGACTACATCTTCTTCACGG GGAGCCCTCGAGTTGGCAAGATTGTCATGGCTGCTGCCGCCAAGCACCTGACGCCCGTCACGCTGGAGCTGGGAGGCAAGAACCCCTGCTACGTGGACGACAACTGCGACCCCCAGACCGTGGCCAACCGGGTGGCCTTCTTTCGCTGTTTCAACACCGGCCAGACCTGCGTGGCCCCCGACTATGTCCTGTGCAGTCCCGAGATGCAGGCGAAGCTGGTGCCCGCCCTGCAGAGCGCCATCACCCGTTTCTATGGCAACGACCCCCAGAGGTCCCCGGACCTGGGCCGCATCATCAGCCAGAAGCATTTCCAGCGGCTccggggcctgctgagctgcggccGCGTGGTCATCGGCGGCCAGAGTGATGAAAGCGATCTCTATATCG CCCCCACAGTGCTGGTGGACGTGAAGGAGACCGAGCCGGTGATGCAGGAGGAGATCTTCGGGCCCATCTTGCCCATCGTGAACGTGAGGAGCCTGGACCAGGCCATCGACTTCATCAACCGTCGGGAGAAGCCCCTGGCCCTCTACGCCTTCTCCAACAGCAGCCAG GCAGTGAAGCAGATGCTGGACAGGACCAGCAGCGGCAACTTCGCAGGGAATCAGGGCTTCACCTTCCTGACTCTTACCTCCCTGCCATTCGGGGGAGTCG GCCAAAGTGGGATGGGAAGATACCACGGCAAGTTCTCCTTCGACACCTTCTCCCACCACCGTGCCTGCCTGCTCTCCCACCCGGGCCTGGAGATGCTGAACAACATCCGCTACCCACCCTATTCTGACTTCGAACAGAAGCTGATCACCTGGGCCTTGGGCAGCCACAGCTGCACCCTTCTGTGA
- the NUDT8 gene encoding mitochondrial coenzyme A diphosphatase NUDT8 has translation MLPDCLSAEGEQRCRRLLAGATARLRARPAAAAVLVPLCSVRGVPALLYTLRSSRLAGRHKGDVSFPGGKCDPADRDVVHTALRETQEELGMAVPEEQVWGVLRPVHDREKATVVPVLAGVGPVDPQSLRPNPEEVDEVFALPLAHLLQEQNQGYTHFCRGGHFQYTLPVFLHGPHRVWGLTAVITEFTLKLLAPGVYQPRLAGPELPRG, from the exons ATGCTGCCCGACTGCCTGTCGGCGGAGGGCGAACAGCGCTGCCGGCGGTTGCTGGCGGGAGCCACGGCTCGGCTGCGCGCGCGGCCTGCGGCGGCCGCGGTCCTTGTGCCGCTGTGCTCGGTGCGCGGGGTCCCGGCGCTACTCTACACGCTGCGGTCCAGCCGCCTGGCCGGGAGGCACAAGGGTGACGTCAG TTTCCCAGGCGGCAAGTGTGACCCCGCTGACCGGGACGTGGTGCACACGGCCCTGAGGGAGACGCAGGAGGAGCTGGGCATGGCTGTGCCCGAGGAGCAGGTGTGGGGAGTCCTGCGGCCAGTGCACGACCGG GAAAAGGCCACAGTGGTGCCAGTGCTGGCTGGCGTGGGCCCGGTTGATCCCCAGAGCCTTAGGCCCAACCCCGAGGAG GTGGATGAAGTGTTTGCCCTGCCCCTGGCCCATCTGCTGCAGGAGCAGAACCAGGGTTACACCCACTTCTGCCGTGGTGGCCACTTCCAGTACACGCTGCCCGTATTCCTGCACGGGCCACACCGGGTCTGGGGGCTCACAGCCGTCATCACTGAGTTCACCCTGAAGCTGCTGGCCCCTGGCGTCTACCAGCCCCGCCTGGCTGGCCCGGAGCTGCCCCGGGGCTGA